From a single Serratia surfactantfaciens genomic region:
- the mukF gene encoding chromosome partition protein MukF yields MSEFSQTVPELVAWARKNDFSISLPTERLAFLLAIATLNGERLDGEMSEGELVDAFRHVSKGFEQTHETVAMRANNAINDMVRQRLLNRFTSELADGNAIYRLTPLGIGITDYYIRQREFSTLRLSMQLSIVAQELKRAADAADEGGDDFHWHRNVFAPLKYSVAEIFDSIDMTQRVMDEQQQSVKNDIAALLSKDWRAAISSCEMLLSETSGTLRELQDTLDAAGDKLQANLLRIQDATLGNVELGFVDKLVFDLQSKLDRIISWGQQAIDLWIGYDRHVHKFIRTAIDMDKNRVFAQRLRQSVQTYFDHPWALTHANADRLLDMRDEELALRSEEVTGELPPDLEFEEFSEIREQLAAMIEEALKVYQEQQMPLNLAAVMRDYLAQYPRARHFDVARLVVDQAVRLGVAEADFSGLPAEWQAINDYGAKVQAHVIDKY; encoded by the coding sequence ATGAGTGAATTTTCCCAGACAGTACCCGAACTGGTCGCCTGGGCACGGAAAAATGATTTCTCTATTTCGCTCCCTACGGAGCGTCTCGCATTTCTGCTCGCCATCGCCACCCTGAATGGCGAACGGCTGGACGGCGAGATGAGCGAAGGTGAGCTGGTTGATGCATTTCGCCATGTCAGCAAAGGTTTTGAACAGACGCATGAAACGGTGGCGATGCGCGCCAACAATGCGATCAACGACATGGTGCGCCAGCGCCTGTTGAACCGCTTTACCAGCGAACTGGCAGACGGTAATGCGATTTACCGCCTGACGCCGTTGGGTATCGGCATTACCGATTACTATATTCGCCAACGCGAATTCTCCACGCTGCGCCTGTCGATGCAGCTGTCGATCGTGGCGCAGGAACTGAAGCGCGCCGCCGACGCCGCCGACGAAGGCGGCGACGATTTCCATTGGCACCGCAACGTGTTCGCGCCGTTGAAATATTCGGTGGCGGAAATCTTCGACAGCATCGACATGACGCAACGCGTGATGGATGAACAGCAGCAGAGTGTGAAAAACGACATCGCGGCGCTGCTGAGCAAAGACTGGCGGGCGGCGATCTCCAGCTGTGAAATGCTGTTGTCGGAAACCTCAGGCACCCTGCGCGAGCTGCAGGATACGCTGGATGCGGCGGGCGATAAGCTGCAGGCCAACCTGCTGCGCATCCAGGACGCAACCCTCGGCAACGTGGAGCTGGGCTTCGTCGACAAGCTGGTGTTCGATCTGCAGAGCAAGCTGGATCGCATCATCAGCTGGGGCCAGCAGGCGATCGACCTGTGGATCGGCTACGATCGTCACGTGCACAAATTTATCCGTACCGCTATCGATATGGATAAAAACCGCGTGTTCGCCCAACGCCTGCGCCAGTCGGTGCAAACCTATTTCGACCACCCGTGGGCGCTGACCCATGCCAATGCCGATCGTCTGCTGGACATGCGCGACGAAGAACTGGCGCTGCGCAGCGAGGAAGTGACCGGGGAACTGCCGCCGGATCTGGAGTTCGAAGAGTTCAGCGAAATTCGCGAACAGCTGGCGGCGATGATCGAAGAAGCGCTGAAGGTGTACCAGGAACAGCAGATGCCGCTCAACCTTGCAGCGGTGATGCGCGATTACCTGGCGCAATATCCGCGTGCGCGTCATTTCGACGTGGCACGTTTAGTGGTCGACCAGGCAGTGCGCCTCGGTGTGGCTGAAGCAGATTTCTCAGGGTTGCCGGCGGAATGGCAGGCAATCAATGATTACGGAGCCAAGGTCCAGGCCCATGTCATCGACAAATATTGA
- the mukE gene encoding chromosome partition protein MukE, translating into MSSTNIEQVMPVKLAKALSNSLFPALDSQLRAGRHIGIDELDNHAFLMDFQDELEEFYNRYSVELIRAPEGFFYLRPRSTTLIPRSVLSELDMMVGKILCYLYLSPERLAHEGIFSHQELYDELLSLADENKLLKFVNQRSTGSDLDRQKLHEKVRTSLNRLRRLGMVYFMGNDSSKFRITEAVFRFGADVRSGDDPREAQLRMIRDGEAMPVETSLLLNDENDAEDQQVDNAPDGAEDEQE; encoded by the coding sequence ATGTCATCGACAAATATTGAACAAGTAATGCCAGTCAAACTGGCCAAGGCGCTGTCCAACTCGCTGTTCCCGGCGCTGGACAGCCAACTGCGCGCGGGTCGTCACATCGGTATCGATGAGCTGGACAACCACGCCTTTTTAATGGATTTCCAGGATGAGCTGGAAGAGTTTTACAACCGTTACAGCGTCGAGCTGATTCGGGCTCCGGAAGGCTTCTTCTATTTGCGCCCGCGCTCCACCACGCTGATCCCGCGTTCGGTGCTGTCCGAGCTGGATATGATGGTCGGCAAGATCTTGTGCTACCTGTATCTCAGCCCCGAGCGCCTGGCGCATGAAGGTATCTTCAGCCATCAGGAGCTGTACGACGAGCTGCTGAGCCTGGCCGATGAGAACAAACTGTTGAAGTTCGTCAACCAGCGTTCCACCGGTTCGGATCTCGATCGGCAGAAGCTGCACGAAAAGGTGCGCACCTCGCTGAACCGCCTGCGCCGTCTCGGCATGGTCTATTTCATGGGCAATGACAGCAGCAAGTTCCGCATTACCGAGGCGGTGTTCCGCTTTGGCGCCGACGTGCGCAGCGGCGACGATCCGCGTGAAGCACAGCTGCGCATGATTCGCGACGGCGAGGCGATGCCGGTTGAAACCAGCCTGTTGCTGAACGATGAGAATGACGCTGAGGATCAGCAGGTTGATAACGCTCCTGACGGTGCAGAGGATGAACAGGAATGA
- the mukB gene encoding chromosome partition protein MukB — translation MIERGKFRSLTLVNWNGFFARTFDLDELVTTLSGGNGAGKSTTMAAFVTALIPDLTLLHFRNTTEAGATSGSRDKGLHGKLRAGVCYSTLDVVNSRHQRVVVGVRLQQVAGRDRKVDIKPFTIQGLPTAVQPTELLTQTVGERQARVLSLQELKERVEEMEGVQFKQFNSITDYHSLMFDLGVIPKRLRSSADRSKFYRLIEASLYGGISSAITRSLRDYLLPENSGVRKAFQDMEAALRENRMTLEAIRVTQSDRDLFKHLISEATSYVAADYMRHANERRIHLDGALALRSDLLGSRKQLAAEQYRHVEMARELSEQSGAESDLETDYQAASDHLNLVQTAMRQQEKIERYEADLEELTYRLEEQNEVVTEASEQQAENEARAEAAELEVDELKSQLADYQQALDVQQTRAIQYQQALQALERARALCQLPDLTADNAEQWLDTFQAREQEATEALLMLEQKLSVADAAHGQFEQAYQLVGKIAGQVSRSEAWQCARELLRDWPSQQHLAERVQPLRLRLSELEQRLRSQQDAERLLQEFCKRHGQEYQPDDLDMLQQELEERLEALSQNVSEAGERRMEMRQELEQIQQRIRELTARAPVWLAAQDALGQLSDQSGEPLENSQQVTEYMQQLLERERETTVERDEVAARKREVEAQIERLSQPGGAEDQRLVTLAERFGGVLLSEIYDDVTIDDAPYFSALYGPSRHAIVVPDLSLVREMLEGLEDCPEDLYLIEGDPQSFDDSVFAVEEQDKAVVVKIADRQWRYSRYPEVPLFGRAARENRLEVLHAERETLAERYATLSFDVQKTQRSHQAFSRFIGTHLAVAFDADPEAEIRGLNGRRGEIERALNNHEAQNQQQRQQYDQAKEGISALNRLMPLVSLLNDETLQDRVDEIREELEEAQDAARHIQQHGVSLTKLEPLLSVLQSDPQQHEQLQQDYAQAQSVQRQAKQQAFALTEVVQRRAHFSYTDSAGMQNANNDLNDKLRQRLEQAEAERARAREQLRQYQTQFTQYSQVLASLKSSYEAKRDMLKELSQELVDIGVQADANAEARARQRRDELHAALSNNRARRNQLEKQLTFCEAEMDGLQKKLRKLERDYHQLREQVVTAKAGWCAVMRLVKDNGVERRLHRRELAYMDGDELRSMSDKALGALRLAVADNEHLRDVLRLSEDPKRPERKIQFYIAVYQHLRERIRQDIIRTDDPVEAIEQMEIELGRLTEELTAREQKLAISSKSVANIIRKTIQREQNRIRMLNQGLQAVAFGQVKSVRLNVNVREAHATLLDVLSEQQEQHQDLFNSNRLTFSEALAKLYQRLNPQIDMGQRTPQTIGEELLDYRNYLEMEVEVYRGSDGWLRAESGALSTGEAIGTGMSILVMVVQSWEEESRRLRGKDISPCRLLFLDEAARLDAKSIATLFELCDRLEMQLIIAAPENISPEKGTTYKLVRKVFQNHEHVHVVGLRGFASEPPALGTAPVETP, via the coding sequence ATGATTGAACGCGGTAAATTTCGCTCGCTGACGCTGGTTAACTGGAACGGCTTCTTCGCCCGCACCTTTGATCTCGATGAGTTGGTGACCACGCTGTCCGGCGGTAACGGGGCGGGGAAATCCACCACCATGGCGGCTTTCGTCACCGCATTGATTCCCGATCTGACGTTGCTGCACTTCCGTAACACCACCGAAGCGGGCGCCACCAGCGGTTCGCGTGACAAAGGCCTGCACGGCAAGCTGCGCGCCGGCGTGTGTTACTCCACCCTCGATGTCGTCAACTCGCGCCACCAGCGCGTGGTGGTTGGCGTGCGTCTGCAGCAGGTGGCGGGGCGCGATCGCAAGGTCGATATCAAGCCTTTCACCATCCAGGGCCTGCCGACTGCAGTACAGCCGACCGAGCTGCTGACCCAGACGGTGGGTGAACGCCAGGCGCGCGTGCTGTCGCTGCAAGAATTGAAAGAGCGCGTGGAAGAGATGGAGGGCGTGCAGTTCAAGCAGTTCAACTCCATCACCGATTACCACTCGCTGATGTTCGATCTGGGCGTGATCCCGAAACGCCTGCGTTCGTCCGCCGATCGCAGCAAGTTCTACCGACTGATCGAAGCGTCGCTGTATGGCGGTATCTCCAGCGCCATCACCCGCTCGCTGCGCGATTACCTGCTGCCGGAAAACAGCGGCGTGCGCAAGGCGTTCCAGGACATGGAAGCGGCGTTGCGCGAGAACCGCATGACGCTGGAGGCGATCCGCGTCACCCAGTCGGATCGCGACCTGTTCAAACATTTGATCTCCGAGGCCACCTCTTATGTGGCGGCGGACTATATGCGCCACGCCAACGAACGCCGCATCCATCTGGACGGCGCACTGGCGCTGCGCAGCGATCTGTTGGGCAGCCGCAAGCAGCTGGCCGCCGAACAGTATCGCCATGTGGAAATGGCGCGCGAGCTGAGCGAGCAGAGCGGTGCCGAATCCGATTTGGAAACCGATTACCAGGCCGCCAGCGACCACCTGAATCTGGTGCAGACGGCGATGCGTCAGCAGGAGAAGATCGAACGCTATGAAGCCGATCTGGAAGAGCTGACCTACCGTCTGGAAGAGCAGAACGAAGTGGTGACCGAGGCGAGCGAACAGCAGGCCGAAAACGAAGCGCGTGCCGAAGCGGCCGAGCTGGAAGTGGATGAGCTGAAGAGCCAGCTGGCCGACTACCAGCAGGCGCTCGACGTGCAGCAGACCCGCGCCATTCAGTATCAGCAGGCGCTGCAGGCGTTGGAGCGCGCGCGCGCGCTGTGCCAACTGCCGGATCTGACCGCCGACAACGCCGAGCAGTGGCTGGATACCTTCCAGGCCCGCGAGCAGGAAGCGACTGAAGCGCTGCTGATGCTGGAACAGAAGTTGAGCGTGGCCGACGCCGCGCACGGTCAGTTCGAACAGGCCTATCAGCTGGTGGGTAAAATCGCCGGCCAAGTCAGCCGCAGCGAAGCCTGGCAGTGCGCGCGCGAATTGCTGCGCGACTGGCCTTCGCAGCAACACCTCGCCGAGCGCGTTCAGCCGCTGCGCCTGCGCCTGAGCGAACTGGAACAGCGCCTGCGCTCGCAGCAGGACGCCGAGCGCCTGCTGCAAGAGTTTTGCAAGCGCCATGGCCAAGAGTACCAGCCTGACGATCTCGACATGCTGCAGCAGGAGCTGGAAGAGCGCCTGGAAGCGCTGTCGCAGAACGTCAGCGAAGCCGGCGAACGCCGCATGGAGATGCGCCAGGAGCTGGAGCAGATCCAGCAGCGCATCCGTGAGCTGACGGCGCGCGCCCCGGTGTGGCTGGCGGCGCAGGACGCCCTGGGCCAGCTCAGCGATCAGAGCGGAGAGCCGCTGGAAAACAGCCAGCAGGTGACCGAATACATGCAGCAGCTGCTGGAGCGCGAGCGCGAAACCACCGTCGAGCGCGACGAAGTGGCGGCCCGCAAGCGTGAAGTGGAAGCGCAGATCGAACGTCTCAGCCAGCCGGGCGGCGCGGAAGATCAGCGCCTGGTCACGTTGGCCGAGCGTTTCGGCGGCGTGCTGCTGTCGGAAATTTACGATGACGTTACCATCGACGACGCGCCTTACTTCTCGGCGCTGTACGGCCCTTCGCGCCACGCCATCGTGGTGCCGGATCTGTCGTTGGTGCGCGAGATGCTGGAAGGGCTGGAAGATTGCCCGGAAGATCTCTACCTGATCGAAGGGGATCCGCAGTCGTTCGATGACAGCGTGTTCGCCGTCGAAGAGCAGGACAAAGCGGTGGTGGTGAAAATCGCCGATCGCCAGTGGCGTTATTCCCGCTATCCGGAAGTGCCGCTGTTCGGCCGTGCGGCGCGCGAAAACCGCCTGGAAGTGCTGCATGCCGAGCGTGAAACGCTGGCGGAACGCTACGCCACGCTGTCGTTCGACGTGCAGAAAACCCAGCGTTCGCACCAGGCTTTCAGCCGCTTTATCGGTACCCATCTGGCGGTGGCGTTCGACGCCGACCCGGAAGCGGAGATCCGCGGCCTGAACGGCCGTCGCGGTGAGATCGAGCGCGCGCTGAACAACCACGAAGCGCAGAACCAGCAGCAGCGTCAGCAGTACGATCAGGCCAAAGAGGGCATTTCCGCGCTCAACCGCCTGATGCCGCTGGTATCGTTGCTGAACGACGAAACGCTGCAGGATCGCGTCGACGAAATCCGCGAAGAGCTGGAAGAAGCACAGGACGCCGCGCGTCATATTCAACAGCATGGCGTATCGCTGACCAAGCTGGAGCCGCTACTGTCGGTGCTGCAAAGCGATCCGCAGCAGCATGAACAGCTGCAACAGGACTACGCGCAGGCGCAAAGCGTGCAGCGTCAGGCTAAACAGCAGGCGTTCGCGTTGACTGAAGTGGTGCAGCGTCGTGCGCACTTCAGCTATACCGACTCCGCCGGTATGCAGAATGCCAACAACGATCTCAACGACAAGCTGCGTCAGCGTCTGGAGCAGGCGGAAGCCGAACGCGCCCGCGCCCGCGAGCAGCTGCGTCAGTATCAAACCCAGTTCACTCAGTACAGCCAGGTGCTGGCCTCGCTGAAAAGCTCGTACGAAGCCAAGCGCGACATGCTGAAAGAGCTGAGCCAGGAACTGGTGGACATCGGCGTGCAGGCCGACGCCAACGCCGAAGCGCGCGCGCGCCAGCGTCGCGACGAACTGCATGCGGCGCTGAGCAACAACCGCGCTCGTCGCAATCAGCTGGAGAAACAGCTAACCTTCTGCGAAGCCGAAATGGATGGCCTGCAGAAGAAACTGCGCAAGCTGGAACGCGACTATCATCAGCTGCGCGAGCAGGTGGTGACCGCCAAGGCGGGATGGTGCGCGGTGATGCGCCTGGTGAAAGACAACGGCGTGGAGCGCCGCCTGCATCGCCGCGAGTTGGCGTATATGGATGGCGACGAACTGCGTTCGATGTCGGATAAGGCGCTCGGTGCGCTGCGTCTGGCGGTAGCGGACAACGAACACCTGCGCGACGTGCTGCGCCTGTCGGAAGATCCGAAGCGCCCGGAGCGTAAAATTCAGTTCTATATCGCGGTCTACCAGCACCTGCGCGAGCGTATCCGCCAGGATATCATCCGTACCGACGATCCGGTCGAGGCCATCGAGCAGATGGAGATCGAGCTGGGCCGTCTGACCGAAGAGCTGACCGCGCGCGAGCAGAAGCTGGCGATCAGTTCGAAAAGCGTGGCCAACATCATCCGCAAAACCATTCAGCGCGAACAGAACCGCATTCGCATGCTGAACCAGGGGCTGCAGGCCGTTGCCTTCGGCCAGGTGAAGAGCGTGCGCCTGAACGTCAACGTGCGAGAAGCACACGCCACCCTGTTGGACGTGCTCTCCGAACAGCAGGAACAGCATCAGGATCTGTTCAACAGCAACCGCCTGACCTTCTCTGAAGCGTTGGCCAAGCTGTACCAGCGCCTGAATCCGCAGATCGACATGGGGCAGCGCACGCCGCAGACCATCGGCGAGGAGTTGCTCGATTACCGCAACTACCTGGAGATGGAGGTGGAGGTATATCGCGGTTCCGACGGCTGGCTGCGTGCGGAAAGTGGCGCGCTGTCTACCGGTGAAGCCATCGGTACCGGGATGTCAATCCTGGTGATGGTGGTGCAGAGCTGGGAAGAAGAATCCCGTCGTCTGCGCGGTAAAGACATCTCGCCGTGCCGCCTGCTGTTCCTCGATGAAGCGGCGCGTCTGGATGCCAAATCGATCGCCACGCTGTTCGAGCTGTGCGACCGTCTGGAGATGCAGCTTATCATCGCGGCGCCGGAAAACATCAGTCCGGAGAAGGGCACCACCTATAAACTGGTGCGTAAGGTGTTCCAGAACCACGAGCATGTACACGTGGTGGGGCTGCGCGGTTTCGCCAGCGAGCCGCCGGCGTTGGGCACTGCGCCGGTCGAAACGCCGTAA
- the ldtD gene encoding L,D-transpeptidase → MVLKKGNSLRRLALSGAIACSLVSSFSASATVTALPVASAGMSVAQSRSELLAALPRGMELHYLSTLAPLYAANHMQPMWQDREAVQQFQQQLAELAMSGVQPQFTQWVKMLTNPALNDVGRDVVLSDAMLGYLQFVSAIGANGNNWLYSNIPYKLGLPPNAVINQWQLAVRQARTLSYVNSLAPQHPQYAKMHQALRDMLADNRPWPQVGSGPSLRPGQMSNDIPALREILTRTGMLAASAPEAEPEPAVVSAKSNEPDDGGLTVDEEKSRVTVSPSAAPVTELTAEQTPPQVGSVVSDNLYTNELVEGVKRFQKWQGLTADGVIGVRTREWLNVSPKTRAALLALNIQRLRILPGHVSTGIMVNIPNYSLTYYQNGNEVLSSRVIVGRPSRKTPLMSSALNNVVVNPPWNVPTTLVREDIVPKAMRDGNYFQKHGYTVLSGWSNDAEVINPAMIDWSMVSARNFPYRVRQAPGATNSLGRFKFNMPSSDAIYLHDTPNHSLFQKDIRALSSGCVRVNKASDLANMLLQDAGWNNSRVSSTLKEGNTTYVNIRQRIPVKLYYLTAWVSDDGQPQFRTDIYNYDNTVRSGAQILAQAKKLMQ, encoded by the coding sequence ATGGTGCTTAAAAAGGGAAACTCTCTACGACGTTTGGCGCTGAGTGGCGCTATCGCCTGTAGTCTTGTGTCGTCGTTTTCCGCATCGGCCACCGTGACGGCGTTACCGGTGGCATCAGCAGGCATGTCCGTTGCGCAGAGCCGTTCTGAACTGTTGGCCGCGCTGCCGCGCGGCATGGAACTGCATTACCTTTCCACGCTGGCACCGCTGTATGCGGCGAATCATATGCAGCCGATGTGGCAGGATCGCGAGGCCGTTCAGCAGTTTCAACAGCAGCTGGCAGAGCTGGCGATGTCCGGCGTGCAGCCGCAGTTCACCCAATGGGTGAAAATGTTGACCAATCCGGCGCTCAATGACGTAGGCCGCGATGTGGTGCTGTCCGATGCGATGCTGGGCTACCTGCAGTTCGTGTCCGCTATCGGCGCCAACGGCAACAACTGGCTGTACAGCAATATTCCCTACAAGCTTGGTTTGCCGCCTAATGCGGTGATCAACCAATGGCAGCTGGCGGTGCGCCAGGCGCGCACCCTGAGCTACGTGAACTCGCTCGCGCCGCAGCATCCGCAATACGCCAAAATGCATCAGGCGCTGCGCGACATGCTGGCGGATAATCGTCCCTGGCCGCAGGTGGGCAGCGGCCCGAGCCTGCGCCCTGGGCAAATGAGCAATGATATTCCAGCGCTGCGGGAAATCCTGACCCGCACCGGCATGCTGGCCGCCTCGGCGCCTGAAGCGGAGCCGGAGCCGGCGGTGGTTTCGGCGAAGAGCAATGAGCCGGACGACGGCGGGCTGACGGTAGACGAAGAAAAAAGCCGCGTGACGGTCAGCCCATCGGCGGCGCCGGTGACGGAACTGACGGCGGAACAGACACCGCCGCAGGTCGGCAGCGTGGTGAGCGACAACCTCTACACCAACGAGCTGGTGGAGGGCGTCAAGCGCTTCCAAAAATGGCAGGGGCTGACGGCGGACGGCGTGATTGGCGTGCGCACCCGCGAGTGGCTCAACGTGTCGCCAAAGACTCGCGCCGCGCTGCTGGCGCTGAATATCCAGCGCCTGCGAATTTTACCGGGGCATGTCAGCACCGGCATTATGGTGAATATTCCCAACTATTCGCTGACCTACTACCAGAACGGCAACGAGGTGCTCTCTTCCCGCGTTATCGTCGGGCGCCCAAGCCGCAAGACGCCGCTGATGAGCAGCGCCTTGAACAACGTGGTGGTCAACCCGCCGTGGAACGTGCCGACCACTCTGGTGCGCGAGGATATTGTGCCGAAGGCGATGCGCGACGGTAATTATTTCCAGAAACACGGCTATACCGTGCTGTCGGGCTGGAGCAACGACGCGGAAGTGATCAATCCGGCGATGATCGACTGGAGCATGGTCTCTGCACGCAATTTCCCCTATCGCGTGCGCCAGGCACCGGGCGCCACCAACTCACTGGGGCGCTTCAAGTTCAACATGCCGAGTTCAGACGCTATCTACCTGCACGATACCCCGAACCACAGCCTGTTCCAGAAAGACATTCGCGCGCTCAGCTCCGGCTGCGTGCGGGTGAACAAAGCGTCCGATTTGGCGAATATGCTGCTGCAGGATGCCGGCTGGAACAACAGCCGCGTTTCTTCCACGCTGAAAGAGGGGAATACCACTTATGTGAATATTCGCCAGCGTATTCCCGTAAAACTGTATTATCTGACCGCCTGGGTTTCGGATGACGGCCAACCGCAATTCCGCACAGATATTTACAATTATGATAATACGGTGCGATCGGGCGCACAAATTTTGGCTCAGGCCAAAAAATTAATGCAGTAA
- a CDS encoding YcbK family protein yields MDKIDHHRRKWLALGGAAMGIALLPGQAFASLSTARPRILVLNNLNTGESIKAEFFDGKGYNKEELVRLNHLFRDYRANKVKSIDPSLFDHLYRLQGLLGTSKPVQLISGYRSVDTNNELRAHSRGVAKHSYHTKGQAMDFHIEGIQLSNIRKAALKMRAGGVGYYPRSNFVHIDTGPVRNW; encoded by the coding sequence ATGGACAAAATTGATCATCACCGCCGTAAATGGCTGGCGCTAGGTGGCGCTGCTATGGGCATAGCGCTGCTCCCAGGGCAGGCGTTTGCCAGTCTTTCCACCGCTCGACCGCGTATTTTAGTGCTGAATAACCTGAATACCGGTGAATCTATTAAAGCCGAGTTCTTTGACGGCAAAGGTTACAATAAAGAAGAGTTGGTTCGGCTAAATCATCTGTTCCGCGATTATCGCGCCAACAAGGTCAAATCGATCGATCCCAGCTTGTTTGATCACCTCTACCGCCTGCAGGGGCTGCTGGGTACCAGCAAGCCGGTGCAGCTGATCTCCGGTTACCGTTCCGTAGATACCAACAATGAACTGCGCGCTCACAGCCGCGGCGTGGCCAAGCACAGCTACCACACCAAGGGCCAGGCGATGGATTTCCATATCGAAGGTATCCAATTGAGTAATATCCGTAAAGCGGCGTTAAAAATGCGCGCCGGTGGTGTAGGATATTACCCACGTAGCAACTTCGTGCACATCGATACCGGCCCGGTTCGGAACTGGTAA
- a CDS encoding MBL fold metallo-hydrolase — MKYHLIPVTAFSQNCSLIWCENTQQAALVDPGGEAEKIKAEVAQQGVTITQILLTHGHLDHVGAAAELADHYQVPIYGPDKEDAFWLDGLPAQSRMFGLEECAPLTPTRWLSEGDEMRVGEMTLKVLHCPGHTPGHIVFINEQARLALVGDVLFNGGVGRSDFPRGDHQALIASIRTKLLPLGDDMRFIPGHGPMSTFGHERQTNPFLREEPAVW, encoded by the coding sequence ATGAAATACCATCTTATTCCCGTTACCGCCTTCAGCCAGAACTGCAGTCTGATCTGGTGTGAAAACACGCAACAGGCGGCGTTGGTCGATCCCGGTGGCGAAGCGGAAAAAATTAAAGCGGAAGTGGCGCAGCAGGGTGTGACAATTACGCAGATTTTGCTGACGCACGGCCATTTGGATCACGTCGGCGCGGCGGCGGAGCTGGCGGATCATTATCAGGTGCCGATTTACGGCCCGGATAAAGAGGACGCTTTTTGGCTGGACGGTTTGCCGGCGCAGAGCCGGATGTTCGGGCTGGAAGAGTGTGCGCCGCTGACGCCGACTCGCTGGCTGTCGGAAGGCGATGAGATGCGGGTGGGCGAGATGACGCTCAAGGTGCTGCATTGCCCAGGGCATACGCCGGGCCACATCGTCTTTATTAATGAACAGGCGCGTTTGGCGCTGGTGGGGGACGTGCTGTTTAACGGCGGCGTGGGGCGCAGCGACTTCCCGCGCGGTGACCATCAGGCGCTGATCGCCTCTATTCGCACCAAGCTGCTGCCGCTGGGTGACGACATGCGCTTTATTCCCGGCCACGGCCCGATGTCGACTTTCGGCCACGAACGCCAGACCAACCCGTTCCTGCGTGAAGAGCCGGCGGTGTGGTAA
- a CDS encoding amino acid aminotransferase produces the protein MFEKITAAPADPILGLTDIFRADARPNKINLGIGVYKDETGKTPVLTSVKKAEQYLLENETTKNYLGIEGIPAFASCTQELLFGKESPIVADRRARTAQTPGGTGGLRVAADFIANQTSAKRIWISNPSWPNHKNVFSAVGLEVLEYAYYDAANHALDFDGLLNSLKQAQAGDVVLFHGCCHNPTGIDPTAEQWAQLAELSVANGWLPLFDFAYQGFANGLEEDAQGLRIFAAKHKELIVASSYSKNFGLYNERVGACTIVAADAETADRAFSQVKAAIRANYSNPPSHGAAVVATILGNDALRAMWEQELTDMRQRIHRMRQLFVNTLQEKGAQQDFSFIIQQNGMFSFSGLTKEQVLRLREEFGVYAVNSGRVNVAGMTPDNMAPLCEAIVAVL, from the coding sequence ATGTTTGAAAAAATCACCGCCGCACCCGCCGACCCGATCCTGGGCCTGACCGACATTTTCCGCGCCGACGCCCGCCCGAATAAAATCAATTTAGGGATTGGCGTTTATAAAGACGAAACCGGTAAAACCCCGGTGCTGACCAGCGTAAAAAAAGCTGAACAGTATCTGCTGGAAAATGAGACCACCAAAAACTATCTCGGCATTGAGGGCATCCCGGCGTTCGCCAGCTGCACGCAAGAGCTGCTGTTCGGTAAAGAGAGCCCGATCGTCGCCGATCGTCGCGCGCGCACCGCACAGACGCCAGGCGGCACCGGCGGCTTGCGCGTGGCGGCAGACTTTATCGCTAACCAGACCAGCGCCAAACGCATCTGGATCAGCAACCCAAGCTGGCCGAACCACAAAAACGTCTTTAGCGCCGTGGGCCTGGAAGTGCTGGAATACGCCTATTACGACGCCGCCAACCACGCGCTGGACTTTGACGGCCTGCTGAACAGCCTGAAACAGGCGCAGGCCGGTGATGTGGTGCTGTTCCACGGCTGCTGCCATAACCCGACCGGTATCGATCCGACGGCGGAGCAGTGGGCTCAGTTGGCTGAGCTTTCCGTCGCCAACGGTTGGCTGCCGCTGTTCGACTTCGCTTATCAGGGCTTCGCCAACGGGCTGGAAGAAGACGCGCAAGGTCTGCGTATTTTCGCCGCCAAACATAAAGAGCTGATCGTCGCCAGCTCCTACTCGAAAAACTTCGGTCTGTACAATGAGCGCGTCGGCGCTTGCACCATTGTTGCTGCCGATGCCGAGACCGCCGATCGCGCCTTTAGCCAGGTGAAAGCGGCTATCCGCGCCAACTACTCCAACCCGCCGTCACACGGCGCGGCCGTTGTCGCCACCATTCTGGGCAATGACGCGCTGCGTGCGATGTGGGAGCAGGAGCTGACCGATATGCGTCAGCGCATTCACCGCATGCGTCAGCTGTTCGTGAACACTCTGCAGGAGAAAGGCGCACAGCAGGACTTCAGCTTCATCATCCAGCAGAACGGCATGTTCTCGTTCAGCGGCCTGACCAAAGAACAGGTGCTGCGTCTGCGCGAAGAGTTTGGCGTCTACGCCGTGAACTCGGGCCGGGTTAACGTTGCCGGCATGACGCCGGACAACATGGCGCCGCTGTGCGAAGCCATCGTCGCCGTGCTCTAA